In Pseudoduganella albidiflava, a single window of DNA contains:
- a CDS encoding TerC family protein, with protein sequence MEWLADPNIWIGLLTLIVLEIVLGIDNLIFIAIVAEKVPPHQRDKARLLGLSLALLMRLGLLSVISWIVTLTEPLFHIGTMDFSGRDLILLLGGIFLLAKATMELHERVEGQAQVNSGPVAYASFAAVVGQIIVLDAVFSLDSVITAVGMVDELAVMIAAVIVSMAVMMFASKPLTRFVNAHPTVVVLCLSFLLMIGLSLIAEGFGFHIPKGYLYVAIGFSVAIEALNQLARRNFARQQEHVPLRERTANAVLRMMGEKTDDGGAEAPAAAGKESEQPTFESAERHMVSGVLSLSQRPVRSIMTPRSDISWVDLDDDPASIRAQLLDAPHSFYPAGRGQLDNIVGVARAKDVIADLMDGGHIDPARSIRPPIVMPDAAGVLQVMETLKRSHGQLVLIADEYGTIQGLVTPIDILEAIAGEFPDEDEQPVVQPFGDGRWRVDGGADLHYLQQVLDSDALGVATDDYTSLAGFMLERFATLPHVGQVLVLDDLRLEVAEVRERRIATVLITRIDADAQQGEG encoded by the coding sequence ATGGAATGGCTGGCCGACCCCAATATCTGGATTGGGTTGCTGACGCTGATCGTCTTGGAGATCGTGCTCGGCATCGACAACCTGATCTTCATTGCGATCGTTGCCGAGAAAGTGCCGCCGCACCAGCGCGACAAGGCGCGGCTGCTGGGGCTGTCGCTGGCGCTGCTGATGCGCCTCGGGCTGCTGAGCGTGATTTCCTGGATCGTCACGCTCACCGAGCCGCTGTTCCACATCGGCACCATGGATTTTTCGGGCCGCGACCTGATCCTGCTGTTGGGCGGCATCTTCCTGCTGGCCAAGGCCACGATGGAACTGCACGAGCGGGTCGAAGGGCAGGCGCAGGTGAACAGCGGCCCGGTTGCCTACGCCAGCTTCGCCGCGGTGGTGGGCCAGATCATCGTGCTCGATGCCGTGTTCTCGCTCGATTCCGTGATCACGGCGGTCGGCATGGTCGACGAACTGGCCGTGATGATCGCCGCCGTGATCGTGTCGATGGCGGTGATGATGTTCGCCTCCAAGCCGCTGACCCGCTTCGTCAACGCCCACCCGACCGTGGTGGTGCTGTGCCTGTCCTTCCTCCTGATGATCGGCCTGTCGCTGATCGCCGAGGGCTTCGGCTTCCACATTCCCAAGGGCTACCTGTACGTGGCGATCGGCTTCTCGGTGGCGATCGAGGCGCTGAACCAGCTGGCGCGGCGCAACTTCGCCCGGCAGCAGGAACACGTGCCGCTGCGCGAACGGACCGCCAACGCCGTGCTGCGCATGATGGGCGAGAAGACCGACGACGGCGGCGCCGAGGCACCGGCGGCCGCCGGGAAGGAAAGCGAACAGCCCACCTTTGAATCGGCCGAGCGCCACATGGTCAGCGGCGTGCTGAGCCTGTCGCAGCGGCCGGTGCGCTCCATCATGACCCCGCGCTCGGACATTTCCTGGGTCGACCTCGACGACGACCCGGCCTCGATCCGCGCCCAGCTGCTCGACGCGCCGCACAGCTTCTATCCGGCCGGCCGCGGCCAGCTCGACAATATCGTCGGCGTGGCACGCGCCAAGGATGTGATCGCCGACCTGATGGACGGCGGCCACATCGATCCGGCGCGCAGCATCCGGCCGCCGATCGTGATGCCGGATGCGGCCGGCGTGCTGCAGGTGATGGAAACGCTGAAACGCTCGCATGGGCAGCTGGTGCTGATCGCCGACGAGTACGGCACGATCCAGGGCCTGGTCACGCCGATCGACATCCTCGAAGCGATCGCCGGCGAATTCCCCGACGAGGACGAACAGCCGGTGGTGCAGCCGTTCGGCGACGGGCGCTGGCGCGTGGATGGCGGCGCCGACCTGCATTACCTGCAGCAGGTGCTCGATTCGGATGCGCTGGGCGTGGCCACGGACGACTACACGTCGCTGGCCGGCTTCATGCTGGAACGCTTCGCCACCTTGCCGCACGTCGGGCAGGTGCTGGTGCTGGACGACCTGCGGCTGGAAGTGGCGGAAGTGCGCGAGCGCCGCATCGCCACCGTGCTGATCACCCGGATCGATGCGGATGCGCAACAAGGTGAAGGCTGA
- a CDS encoding M48 family metallopeptidase, with amino-acid sequence MKMQTMVICAAVSVLTACASTTKPGTVGVQRQQLMLVSAEKVEQMALVNYTQQNRDAQTKGKLVTKGAEYARLKKIADRLQAHVTSFRDDAAKWNWQLALIDAPVINATCAPRGKITFYTGLVRTLKLTDDEIAIIMGHEIAHALREHGRERVSRAYAQNALSTTALMAAPNSQAQIEAANTVAHYLYTLPNSRQNESEADAMGLELAARAGYRPEASVAVWRKMQALSMKAGDRKAGDRKTNDSEPAEFTSTHPSHDTRIADLTAMLPKVTPLYQAAAPQAAGKQTVAKQAGTKR; translated from the coding sequence ATGAAGATGCAGACGATGGTGATTTGCGCTGCCGTTTCCGTACTGACGGCTTGCGCGTCGACGACGAAGCCGGGCACGGTCGGCGTCCAGCGGCAGCAGCTGATGCTGGTATCGGCCGAGAAAGTGGAGCAGATGGCGCTGGTGAACTACACGCAGCAGAACCGCGATGCCCAAACCAAGGGCAAGCTCGTCACGAAAGGCGCCGAGTATGCGCGGCTGAAGAAGATCGCCGACCGCCTGCAGGCACACGTGACATCGTTCCGCGACGACGCGGCGAAGTGGAACTGGCAGCTGGCGCTGATCGACGCGCCCGTGATCAACGCCACCTGCGCGCCGCGCGGCAAGATCACCTTCTACACGGGCCTGGTCCGCACGCTGAAGCTTACCGACGACGAGATCGCCATCATCATGGGCCACGAGATTGCCCATGCGCTGCGCGAGCATGGCCGCGAGCGCGTCTCGCGCGCCTACGCGCAAAACGCGCTGAGCACCACGGCGCTGATGGCGGCGCCGAACAGCCAGGCGCAGATCGAGGCGGCGAACACGGTGGCGCATTACCTGTACACGCTGCCGAACTCGCGCCAGAACGAATCGGAAGCCGACGCGATGGGCCTGGAACTGGCCGCGCGCGCCGGCTACCGCCCGGAAGCGTCGGTGGCCGTGTGGCGCAAGATGCAGGCGCTGAGCATGAAAGCAGGCGACAGGAAGGCGGGAGACAGGAAGACGAATGACAGCGAGCCGGCCGAGTTCACGTCGACCCATCCGTCGCACGACACGCGGATCGCCGACCTGACGGCGATGCTGCCGAAGGTGACCCCGCTCTACCAGGCCGCGGCGCCGCAGGCGGCAGGCAAGCAAACGGTGGCGAAGCAGGCGGGCACGAAGCGGTAA
- a CDS encoding outer membrane protein assembly factor BamB family protein — translation MKATNLTALEQVPGVPAWTTYQGNAAHSGYAPASFDPARFSRRWGYPETGDIAHNNPVAVDNGRAFIAERSSGNWPVFSLRAFSEQTGETVWRKEFNGIEKMSPPAAADGKVYVVVKAGAYKLQVYDQASGQLLAETWVNGFNETYAPVLHGDSVFVGSASGNGTTRVDAATLGTTWQIDRVEESWDWTPAIDGSYVYMYVDSVLQVVGRNDGITAYSIADTGFVTQGGRIGSVALAGPGSAVVVSSDRLVGFDLATRTRAWVIEGEFVGAPAVAKGIVYAVNGSSLEARDLASGKLLWRKGIGMHGSMQARVIVTENLVFVSEQLLTQAIDLATHKTVWSYPAGGSLSISDRGVLYIGGRAGKINAVNLR, via the coding sequence ATGAAGGCCACCAACCTGACCGCGCTGGAACAGGTACCCGGGGTCCCCGCATGGACGACGTATCAAGGAAACGCCGCGCACAGCGGCTACGCGCCGGCCAGCTTCGACCCGGCGCGCTTCTCCAGGCGCTGGGGGTATCCGGAAACGGGCGACATCGCTCACAACAATCCAGTAGCGGTCGACAATGGCCGGGCATTCATCGCCGAACGGAGTTCCGGCAACTGGCCCGTATTCTCCTTGAGGGCTTTCAGCGAACAAACCGGCGAGACGGTCTGGCGAAAGGAATTCAACGGGATCGAAAAGATGTCACCGCCGGCCGCGGCGGATGGCAAGGTCTATGTTGTCGTCAAAGCGGGTGCGTACAAGCTTCAGGTGTACGACCAGGCCAGTGGCCAACTGCTGGCTGAGACCTGGGTCAATGGGTTCAATGAAACCTACGCTCCCGTACTGCACGGCGACAGTGTGTTCGTCGGCAGCGCCAGCGGGAACGGGACGACCCGGGTCGACGCCGCCACGCTGGGCACCACGTGGCAGATCGACCGTGTCGAGGAGTCCTGGGACTGGACGCCGGCAATCGACGGTTCCTATGTCTACATGTATGTGGACTCCGTTTTACAGGTAGTCGGCAGGAACGATGGCATCACCGCCTATTCCATCGCCGATACGGGCTTCGTGACACAGGGGGGACGGATCGGCAGCGTGGCACTTGCGGGGCCGGGGTCGGCCGTCGTCGTCAGCAGCGACCGCCTGGTCGGGTTCGACCTCGCCACGCGAACCCGGGCGTGGGTGATCGAGGGCGAGTTCGTGGGCGCTCCCGCCGTTGCAAAGGGCATCGTCTACGCGGTGAACGGCAGCAGCCTGGAAGCACGTGACCTTGCGTCGGGCAAGCTACTCTGGAGAAAGGGCATCGGCATGCACGGCAGTATGCAGGCCCGGGTGATCGTCACGGAAAACCTGGTCTTCGTCAGCGAGCAATTGCTCACGCAAGCGATCGATCTCGCCACGCACAAAACCGTCTGGTCGTATCCGGCCGGTGGTTCGTTGTCGATCTCCGACCGCGGCGTCCTGTACATCGGCGGCCGGGCCGGAAAGATCAACGCGGTCAATCTGCGCTAA
- a CDS encoding arsinothricin resistance N-acetyltransferase ArsN1 family B → MIRDARPGDGAAIAAIYNPYITGTTISFEEDAVTADDMRGRIAAVQDGGLPWLVLEGADGAIAGYAYATKWRVRHAYRYSVETSVYLAQGSEMKGYGTALCQALLERLRAHGCHLAIAGIALPNQASVALHEKLGYKKVAHFGEVGFKFGRWLDVGYWELRLA, encoded by the coding sequence TTGATCCGCGACGCCCGTCCAGGCGATGGCGCCGCCATCGCCGCCATCTACAACCCGTACATTACCGGCACGACCATCAGCTTCGAGGAAGATGCCGTGACGGCGGACGACATGCGGGGCCGTATCGCCGCCGTGCAGGATGGCGGCTTGCCGTGGCTGGTGCTGGAGGGTGCCGATGGCGCGATCGCCGGCTATGCGTACGCGACGAAGTGGCGCGTACGTCACGCCTACCGCTATTCGGTGGAGACGTCGGTCTACCTGGCGCAGGGCAGCGAGATGAAGGGGTATGGCACGGCCTTGTGCCAGGCCCTGCTCGAACGGCTGCGCGCCCACGGTTGCCACCTGGCGATCGCCGGCATCGCGCTGCCGAACCAGGCCAGCGTGGCGCTGCATGAAAAGCTGGGATACAAAAAAGTCGCCCACTTCGGTGAAGTGGGCTTCAAGTTCGGCCGGTGGCTGGACGTGGGGTACTGGGAACTGCGGCTGGCGTAA
- a CDS encoding type VI secretion system tube protein Hcp, translated as MHSYLRIDGVAGGSTDSGYEGWIACDSVSWSLHGAGSPEGLSEIRFVKPEDAASPVLARLCVTAASVARARFDFLRAAPEGSLVKCYEIEVEDVTVAYVATGPRREEAMMETVVLTFRHARLTSSPRDGQPDRAN; from the coding sequence ATGCACTCTTACTTGCGGATCGATGGCGTCGCGGGCGGCTCGACCGACAGCGGGTATGAGGGGTGGATTGCCTGCGATTCGGTGAGCTGGTCGCTGCACGGCGCGGGCAGCCCGGAAGGCCTGTCCGAGATCCGGTTCGTCAAGCCGGAGGATGCCGCGTCGCCCGTGCTGGCCCGCCTGTGCGTGACGGCCGCCAGCGTGGCGCGCGCCCGTTTCGACTTCCTGCGCGCCGCGCCGGAAGGCAGCCTGGTCAAGTGCTACGAGATCGAGGTGGAAGACGTGACCGTGGCGTATGTGGCCACCGGTCCCCGGCGCGAGGAAGCGATGATGGAAACCGTGGTGCTGACCTTCCGGCACGCCCGGCTCACGTCCAGCCCGCGGGACGGACAGCCCGACAGAGCAAACTAG
- a CDS encoding outer membrane protein assembly factor BamB family protein, protein MNTFSRFVGGTTCALALAACGGGGGGGGTSTTPTTPTTPPVVKPDQSWLTLTPSSVDVTTFVGEAATVSITAKSSKTFAKPVNIGIIDATGVFSTDVKITTLSDLEYRADLQTSTVLPVGVRTATLELRLCEDDPKVCKSPLSGSPWLIPVKVDVQPDTNPTPLSYLPNVANWGTYQGNASHTGYVPATFDASKFTRRWVLPVSNTSGENVPVTHDNGRTFAVFSGRFAASSILVAVSEDTGKELWRMDFGAVHRVNPPAAAHGKVYLATSGHGDTFFWVFDQETGKLLSKTSMDSQWERYLAPTVYGDAVYTNSGYYGGMTKFSTTTFEKAWFAGLPQYDGWTPAVDASHAYTYVNGTLYALATADGSTAFTIADPDNQWSGYDGTTLALSGSGMAYAVNGGRLLGFDLAGRKIAWKANGTAVGMPAFAKDVVYVLNARGTVVEAHAAATGALQWTSESLGTGPYTQLVVTDNLVFVGSAERTVAIDLATQRKVWEYPFGGDLSISNRGVLYIAGQKGKVVAINLR, encoded by the coding sequence ATGAATACATTTTCCAGGTTCGTGGGCGGAACCACGTGTGCGCTGGCGCTGGCCGCTTGCGGCGGAGGAGGCGGGGGCGGCGGCACGTCCACGACCCCGACAACACCGACGACACCACCGGTCGTCAAGCCCGACCAGTCGTGGCTGACGCTGACCCCGTCCAGCGTCGACGTCACCACATTCGTCGGTGAAGCGGCGACGGTCTCGATCACTGCGAAGTCGAGCAAGACCTTCGCCAAGCCCGTCAATATCGGCATCATCGATGCAACCGGCGTGTTTTCCACCGACGTGAAAATCACCACGCTGTCGGATCTGGAATACCGTGCCGACCTGCAGACGTCGACCGTGTTGCCGGTGGGCGTGCGTACAGCCACGCTGGAGCTGCGCCTTTGCGAGGACGATCCGAAGGTGTGCAAGTCGCCGCTGTCCGGCTCGCCGTGGCTGATCCCGGTGAAAGTCGATGTCCAGCCCGATACGAACCCGACGCCGTTGAGCTACCTGCCGAACGTGGCGAACTGGGGAACCTACCAGGGCAACGCATCCCACACTGGCTACGTGCCGGCCACCTTCGACGCAAGCAAGTTCACGCGCCGCTGGGTCCTGCCCGTGTCGAACACGAGCGGCGAGAATGTGCCGGTCACGCATGACAACGGCCGTACCTTTGCCGTGTTCAGCGGCCGCTTCGCCGCGTCGTCGATCCTGGTGGCGGTCAGCGAAGACACCGGCAAGGAACTGTGGCGCATGGACTTCGGCGCCGTCCACCGGGTCAACCCGCCCGCCGCCGCGCACGGCAAGGTGTACCTGGCCACGTCCGGCCACGGCGACACGTTCTTCTGGGTGTTCGACCAGGAAACCGGCAAGCTGCTCAGCAAGACCAGCATGGATTCGCAATGGGAACGGTACCTCGCGCCGACCGTATATGGCGACGCGGTCTATACCAACAGCGGCTACTACGGCGGGATGACGAAGTTCAGCACCACGACGTTTGAAAAGGCCTGGTTCGCCGGCCTGCCGCAGTACGACGGCTGGACGCCGGCAGTCGATGCCAGCCATGCCTACACCTATGTCAACGGCACCTTGTATGCGCTGGCCACGGCCGACGGCAGCACGGCATTCACCATCGCCGATCCGGACAACCAGTGGAGCGGCTATGACGGCACCACGCTGGCCTTGTCCGGCAGCGGCATGGCATACGCCGTCAACGGCGGGCGCCTTCTCGGCTTCGACCTGGCCGGCCGCAAGATCGCCTGGAAGGCGAACGGCACCGCCGTCGGCATGCCGGCCTTCGCCAAGGACGTTGTGTATGTGCTGAACGCGCGTGGCACGGTGGTGGAAGCCCATGCGGCCGCCACCGGCGCGCTGCAGTGGACCTCCGAGTCGCTCGGCACCGGCCCCTACACGCAGCTGGTCGTGACCGACAACCTGGTGTTCGTCGGCTCGGCGGAACGGACCGTGGCGATCGACCTGGCCACCCAGCGCAAGGTGTGGGAGTACCCGTTCGGCGGTGACCTGTCCATCTCGAACCGCGGCGTGCTGTACATCGCCGGCCAGAAGGGCAAAGTGGTCGCGATCAACCTGCGGTAA
- a CDS encoding Gfo/Idh/MocA family protein, whose amino-acid sequence MSENNAGPFDRRTVLKAAGAAGIMMATSAFAATPRKRYAVVGVGSRARMFTGAITGKYRDGNEIVAICDSNPGRAALAVRTVTATGASQPKAYKAADFDQMIRETRPQYVIVTTPDAKHDEYIVRALEAGCDVITEKPMTTTAEKAQRILDAVKRTGRHIRVTFNYRYTPPRSQVKDILMSGEIGDVMSVDFTWLLNTVHGADYFRRWHSKKAMSGGLMIHKSTHHFDLVNWWLGAQPELVHAFGSRQFYTPATAKRMGLAGAHERCLTCPEKQKCTFYFDLAADPGLKALYLDNEKHDGYYRDQCVWRPEIDIEDTMNVMVRYDSGAQLNYALSAYDAWEGYHVAFNGTKGRLEHRIVEQVGAAGASEVQSRSDQVQIRVIPLRGAPRDIEPWTGTGGHGGGDAVMLEEIFGTAPADKYKRLADERSGAYSILIGVAANQCFETGQSVKITDLVTGLNPPDRAPMPTRETPVPMPLRRKIP is encoded by the coding sequence ATGAGCGAAAACAATGCCGGTCCGTTCGATCGCCGCACCGTGCTGAAGGCCGCGGGCGCGGCCGGGATCATGATGGCCACCAGCGCCTTTGCCGCGACCCCGCGCAAGCGCTACGCGGTGGTGGGCGTCGGCTCGCGCGCCCGCATGTTCACGGGCGCCATCACCGGCAAATACCGCGACGGCAACGAGATCGTGGCGATCTGCGACAGCAACCCGGGCCGCGCCGCGCTGGCCGTGCGGACCGTCACGGCCACCGGCGCCAGCCAGCCGAAGGCCTACAAGGCCGCCGATTTCGACCAGATGATCCGGGAAACCAGGCCCCAGTACGTGATCGTCACCACGCCGGACGCCAAGCATGACGAGTACATCGTGCGCGCGCTCGAAGCGGGTTGCGACGTGATCACCGAGAAGCCGATGACGACGACGGCGGAAAAGGCCCAGCGCATCCTCGACGCCGTGAAGCGCACCGGCCGCCACATCCGCGTGACGTTCAACTACCGCTATACGCCGCCCCGTTCGCAGGTGAAGGATATCCTGATGAGCGGCGAGATCGGCGACGTGATGTCGGTCGATTTCACCTGGCTGCTCAATACCGTGCACGGCGCCGACTACTTCCGCCGCTGGCACAGCAAGAAGGCGATGTCGGGCGGGCTGATGATCCACAAGTCGACCCACCATTTCGACCTGGTGAACTGGTGGCTGGGCGCGCAGCCGGAGCTGGTGCACGCCTTCGGCTCGCGCCAGTTCTACACGCCCGCGACCGCGAAGCGGATGGGCCTGGCCGGCGCGCATGAACGGTGCCTGACCTGCCCGGAAAAGCAGAAGTGCACGTTCTACTTCGACCTGGCGGCCGATCCGGGCCTGAAGGCGCTGTACCTGGACAATGAAAAGCATGACGGCTACTACCGCGACCAGTGCGTATGGCGCCCGGAAATCGATATCGAAGACACGATGAATGTGATGGTCCGCTACGACAGCGGCGCGCAGCTGAACTATGCCTTGTCCGCCTACGATGCGTGGGAGGGATACCACGTGGCCTTCAACGGCACCAAGGGCCGGCTGGAGCACCGGATCGTCGAGCAGGTGGGCGCCGCCGGCGCCAGTGAAGTGCAAAGCCGCAGCGACCAGGTGCAGATCCGCGTGATCCCGCTGCGCGGCGCGCCGCGCGACATCGAGCCCTGGACGGGTACGGGTGGCCACGGCGGCGGCGATGCGGTGATGCTGGAAGAGATTTTCGGCACTGCGCCGGCCGACAAGTACAAGCGGCTGGCCGACGAACGCTCGGGGGCTTACTCGATCCTGATCGGCGTGGCCGCCAACCAGTGCTTTGAAACGGGCCAGTCGGTGAAGATCACCGACCTGGTCACCGGCCTCAATCCGCCGGACCGCGCGCCGATGCCGACGCGCGAAACGCCGGTGCCGATGCCGCTGCGGCGCAAGATCCCGTAG
- a CDS encoding peptidase U32 family protein has protein sequence MSLLAHELELLSPAKTAEIGREAILHGADAVYIGGPAFGARHNASNPLEDIAALTTFAHRYRSRIFVTMNTIMHDSELELARKQIWQLYEAGVDALIIQDMGLLELDLPPIQLHASTQCDIRTVERAKFLGNVGFSQLVLARELTIEQIRKIRAEVDTPLEYFIHGALCVAFSGQCYISHADTGRSANRGDCSQACRLPYTLSDGQGRVVAYDKHLLSMKDNDQSRNLEALVDAGIRSFKIEGRYKDMGYVKNITAHYRLLLDEILERRTEFVRASSGRTQVLFTPDVDKNFHRGHTDYFAGGRQDDIGAFDSPKYLGVKLGTVTRLGGDHFDLLTDAPMANGDGLNFMVKRASAGVQANTVEKLGENEEGQRWRVFPNEPMATLAGLKVGTEVHRNRDHQWEAALAKKSSERKVSVHLVLSERADGLTLSVTDEDGIASSTSAALALQPAQQAAQAEAALRTSLGKLGNTMFEAGSVELKLSQPWFVPSGAINALRRDAIAAHEAARLAAWERPPRKAPAEPPAVYPDTQLTYLANVYNEKARAFYHKHGVQMIAAAYEAHEEAGEVPLMITKHCLRFSFNLCPKQAKGVQGVQGQVKAEPMTLVSGSETYTLRFDCKPCEMHVVGAMKPGILNSPPPSAVPYSPMVFHKQRPRA, from the coding sequence ATGTCTCTCCTCGCCCACGAACTCGAACTGCTGTCGCCCGCCAAAACCGCCGAGATCGGCCGTGAAGCCATCCTGCATGGCGCCGACGCCGTGTATATCGGCGGCCCGGCTTTCGGCGCGCGCCACAACGCGAGCAATCCGCTGGAGGACATCGCCGCGCTGACCACCTTCGCGCACCGCTACCGCTCGCGCATCTTCGTGACGATGAACACGATCATGCACGACAGCGAGCTGGAGCTGGCGCGCAAGCAGATCTGGCAACTGTACGAAGCGGGCGTGGACGCGCTGATCATCCAGGACATGGGCCTGCTGGAACTCGATCTGCCGCCGATCCAGCTGCACGCCAGCACGCAGTGCGACATCCGCACCGTCGAGCGGGCGAAATTCCTCGGTAACGTGGGCTTTTCGCAACTGGTGCTGGCGCGCGAGCTGACGATCGAGCAGATCAGGAAGATCCGTGCCGAGGTCGATACCCCGCTCGAATACTTCATCCACGGCGCGCTGTGCGTGGCGTTTTCCGGCCAGTGCTATATCTCCCATGCGGACACCGGGCGCAGCGCCAACCGGGGCGACTGCTCGCAGGCGTGCCGGCTGCCGTACACGCTGTCCGACGGCCAGGGCCGCGTGGTGGCCTACGACAAGCACCTGCTGTCGATGAAGGACAATGACCAGAGCCGCAACCTGGAGGCGCTGGTCGATGCCGGCATCCGCTCGTTCAAGATCGAGGGGCGCTACAAGGACATGGGCTATGTGAAGAACATCACGGCCCACTACCGCCTGCTGCTGGACGAGATCCTGGAACGCCGCACCGAGTTCGTCCGCGCGTCGAGCGGCCGCACCCAGGTGCTGTTCACGCCGGACGTGGACAAGAACTTCCACCGCGGCCATACCGATTACTTCGCCGGCGGCCGCCAGGACGATATCGGCGCCTTCGATTCGCCGAAATACCTGGGCGTGAAGCTGGGTACCGTGACCCGGCTGGGCGGTGACCATTTCGACTTGCTGACCGATGCGCCGATGGCCAACGGCGATGGCCTGAACTTCATGGTCAAGCGCGCGTCCGCCGGGGTGCAGGCCAACACGGTGGAAAAGCTGGGAGAGAACGAGGAAGGCCAGCGCTGGCGCGTATTCCCCAACGAGCCGATGGCTACCCTCGCCGGCCTGAAGGTCGGCACCGAGGTCCACCGCAACCGCGACCACCAGTGGGAAGCCGCGCTGGCGAAGAAATCGTCGGAACGCAAGGTCAGCGTCCACCTGGTGCTGTCCGAGCGTGCGGATGGGTTGACCTTGTCGGTCACCGACGAAGACGGCATCGCCAGCTCGACCTCCGCAGCGCTGGCATTGCAGCCTGCCCAGCAGGCGGCGCAGGCCGAAGCGGCGCTGCGCACCAGCCTGGGCAAGCTGGGCAACACGATGTTCGAAGCCGGCAGTGTCGAGCTGAAGCTGTCGCAGCCGTGGTTCGTGCCGTCCGGCGCGATCAATGCGCTGCGCCGCGACGCCATCGCCGCCCATGAAGCGGCCCGGCTCGCCGCGTGGGAACGCCCGCCGCGCAAGGCGCCGGCCGAACCGCCGGCGGTCTACCCGGACACGCAGCTCACGTACCTGGCCAATGTCTACAACGAGAAGGCCCGCGCGTTCTATCACAAGCATGGCGTGCAGATGATCGCCGCCGCCTACGAGGCGCACGAGGAAGCGGGCGAAGTGCCGCTGATGATCACCAAGCACTGCCTGCGCTTCTCGTTCAACCTGTGCCCGAAACAGGCCAAGGGCGTGCAAGGCGTGCAGGGGCAGGTCAAGGCCGAGCCGATGACGCTGGTGTCCGGCAGCGAGACCTATACGCTGCGCTTCGACTGCAAGCCGTGCGAGATGCACGTGGTCGGCGCGATGAAGCCGGGCATCCTGAACTCGCCGCCGCCGTCGGCCGTGCCGTACAGCCCGATGGTGTTCCACAAGCAGCGCCCGCGCGCTTGA